A single window of Leopardus geoffroyi isolate Oge1 chromosome D4, O.geoffroyi_Oge1_pat1.0, whole genome shotgun sequence DNA harbors:
- the LOC123592940 gene encoding olfactory receptor 13D1-like — protein sequence MRMGNDSTMTKFFMVGLSKYPELQLFLFVLCLIMHVIILLGNSLLIVISTFDSRLHTPMYFFLGNLSFLDICYTSSSIPPMLVIFKSERKSISFIGCALQMVVSLGLGSTECILLVVMAYDRYVAICNPLRYPIIMNRVLCVHMAAWSWIIGCLNSLVQTVLTMVLPFCGNNVIDHITCEILALLKLICSDISINVLIMTVANIVLLVIPLLLIFISYVFILSSILRINSAEGRKKAFSTCSAHLTVVIFFHGSALFMYMKPKSKDTNTSDEIIGLSYGVVTSMLNPIIYSMKDKEVKEAMKKVLSRHLNLLKS from the coding sequence ATGAGGATGGGGAATGATTCGACCATGACCAAATTCTTTATGGTGGGACTTTCCAAATACCCAGAGCTCCAGCTTTTTCTGTTCGTGCTCTGCCTCATCATGCATGTGATAATTCTGCTGGGAAATAGCCTCCTCATTGTCATCAGCACATTTGATTCTcgcctccacacccccatgtacttcttccttggGAACCTCTCATTCTTGGACATCTGCTACACATCATCATCCATTCCCCCGATGCTTGTCATATTTAAGTCTGAGAGAAAATCTATCTCCTTCATTGGCTGTGCTCTACAGATGGTTGTCTCCCTTGGGTTGGGCTCCACTGAGTGTATCCTCCTGGTTGTGATGGCCTATGATAGGTATGTGGCTATCTGCAACCCATTGAGGTACCCCATCATCATGAACAGGGTGCTTTGTGTGCACATGGCTGCTTGGTCCTGGATCATAGGCTGCCTAAACTCCTTAGTGCAAACAGTCCTGACAATGGTATTGCCTTTCTGTGGGAATAATGTCATTGATCATATTACCTGTGAGATCCTGGCTCTTCTTAAACTCATATGTTCAGATATCTCCATCAATGTGCTTATCATGACAGTGGCAAATATTGTTTTACTGGTGATTCCCCTactattaattttcatttcctatgtTTTTATCCTCTCTTCCATCCTGAGAATTAATTCTgctgaagggagaaagaaagcttTTTCTACCTGTTCTGCCCACCTGACTGTGGTTATCTTCTTCCATGGTTCAGCCCTTTTTATGTACATGAAGCCCAAGTCAAAGGACACAAACACTTCTGATGAGATCATTGGACTGTCTTATGGAGTGGTAACCTCGATGTTGAATCCCATCATCTACAGCATGAAGGAtaaagaagtgaaagaagccatgaAGAAAGTCCTAAGCAGACACCTGAATTTATTGAAATCATGA